Below is a window of Corallococcus silvisoli DNA.
GCGAGCTGTGCGACCGCGCCGTGGAGGCCCGCGGAGGACACCCGGGCGCCCTGGAGTCCGGGGAGGAGCAGGCCCTGCGCACCCAGGCGCGCCGCACCGGCCTGCTGGAAGCGCTGCTCAAGGACGTGCGCGACGAGCTCGCGAGCTGGGGACCCTGACGCATGCGCGACGGCCTTCGCATCTTCGACGCGGACCGGCACGTCCTGGAGCCCCTGGGCCTCTGGGCGGAACAGCTGGAGCCCGCGCTGCGCAAGCACGCGCCCCGGCCCGGACGCCTCCCGGACGAACCCCTCCAGGCGCGGCTGGCGCGGCTGGGCGCCCTGGGCCTGGTGCCCGTGCAGCCGCTCCCGGAGGTCCACGGCAAGCCGCTGTGGAACCACATGCCGGAGCGCGCGTGGGTGGAGTTCTCCGCGCGCGCGTACGCGCAGCTGGGCCGCAACGAGCTGCTCCAGCGGCCCGACGTGTACCTGGCCCAGATGGACCGCGACGGCGTGGACATGGCGGCCCTCTTCCCCACCCAGGCCCTGCTGCTGGAGGGCTTCTGGCCCCTGAAGCCGTCCGTGGCCACCGCGTTCGCGTCCGTCTACAACACCTGGCTGCACGGCTTCTGCGCGCACCAGCCGGAGCGCCTGCGGGGCGTGGGGCTCATCAGCCGGCACGAACCGGAGGCCATGGTGGCGGAGGCGCGCCGGGTGGCGGGCTTCGGCTGGCGCGCGGTGATGGTGCGCCCCAACCCCATCGGCGGCCGGCTCCTGTCCGACGCCGCCTACGAGCCCTTCTGGGCGGAGTGCGAGGCCCGCTCCCTCGCCGTCGTGCTGCACGGCAGCGGCCATGTCTACGTGCCCTCCGCGGGCGCGGACCGCTTCGACACCCGCTTCGCCAACCACGCCTGCGCCCACCCCATGGAGCTGATGATGGGGCTGCTCGCGCTCCTCCAGGGGGGCGTGCTGGAGCGCCACCCCGCGCTGCGCATCGGCGCGATGGAGGCCGGCTGCGGCTGGCTGCCGTACTGGGCCTGGCGTCTGGACGAGGAGTACCGGGCGGTGGGCGCGGAGGTCGCCGCCACCGTCCGGCAGCCGCCATCCGCCTACCTGCGCCGCCACTGCTTCGTCTCCGTGGAGCCGGATGAACCCTACCTGCCTGACGTGGTGCGGCACCTCCCCGAGGAGCGGCTGCTCTTCGGAAGCGACTTCCCGCATCTGGACCACGGAGAGGATGTGCTGGGTTCCCTGCTGTCATTGCGTGACGCAATGACCGAAAGTCGTCTACGAAAGGTTCTCTGGGAAAACCCGACCCGGTTCTACGGTGTGGAACCGTGAGGCCGCTCGCATGAGATTGTCGCTCGCCGAAGGCGTGGCGCTGCGTTGCCCCGACGCGGAGGACGCGCGCGTGGAGGGCCCTGGCCGCTCGCTGCGGCTGGGCCCGCTGGCCCCGGGTGTGCGCGCCGTCTTCGAGTCGCTCGCGGACGGGGGCATCCACGAGTCGGAGGTGCCGGCCACCGCGGGCTCGGACACGACGCTCGCGTGGTACTGGCTGGACCTGGCCAGCGACGGCGGCCTCCTGTCGTGGACGGTGGAGGAGCGGGGCAACCTGTTGCTGACGTTGACGCCGGCCTCCGCGTCCTTCCTGCGCCACCGCGCGACCTTCGACGCGACGGTGCCGCTGCAGCTGTCGCGCTTCGCGCACACGCGCATGGCGGAGGGCCGCGCGGTGCTGGACTGCCCCACCGTGCACGCGACCGCGGCGGTGCATGACCGGCGCGTGGTGTCGCTGCTGTTCGACATGGCCCGCCCCACGCTGCTGGCGCGGCTCAACCAGTTCAACACCGGCATCGAGTCCTTCACGCTCCGGGAGCTGGTGCGGCTGCTGGCGGAGACGGGCATCCTGGTGCCGGACGGCCTGGACGTGCCGGCGTCGGAGGAGACGCTCACCGCCCTGCGCCAGTGGGAGCCGCACGACCTGCTCTTCCACCTGCGCTCGCGGGGCTGGGGCCACCAGACGCGCGCGGGGGCCACCTACCGCTTCCGGGGCGAGCTGCCCAACCCGCCCGCCCTCAAGCCGCCGGTGACCCAGGAGGCGGTGGAGCTGTACCGCCCGGACGTGGAGGCCTTGCGCGCCGGGGACCGCACCTTCACCGAGGTGCTGGAGGCCCGCCGCAGCCTGAGGGGCCGGGGCGCGTCCCCGCTCACGGTGCGCCAGCTGGGGGAGCTGCTCTTCCGCGCCGCGCGCGTGCGCGACGTGCGCACCACGCAGGACGGAGAGGTGACGGACCGGCCCTACCCGGGCGCGGGCGCGGTGTACGCGCTGGAGCTGTACCCGCTCGTCGGCGAGTGCCAGGGGCTGGCACCGGGCGCCTACCACTACGATCCGCTGGGCCACCGGCTGGAGCGGCTGTGCGGCCCCACGCCGGAGTTCCACGCGCTGCTGGACGAGGCCCGCGCGCCGGTGGAGCCCTTCGAGCGGCCGGAGGTGCTGATGGTGGTGGCCGCGCGCGTGCCCCGGCTCGCCTGGAAGTACGAGACGCTGGCGTACGCCCTGGTGCTGCAGGACACCGGAGCGCTGGTGCAGACGCTCTACCTGGTGTCCACCGCGCTGGGCCTGAGGCCCTACGCGCTGGGGCGCAGCGACCCGGACTTCTTCCAGCGCGTGGCGGGCGTGGACGGCTTCGGGGAGGCCTCCGTGGGCGCCTTCGCGGTGTCGGGGGGAGACCCGTAGGCCTCATCCCCCGGCCCCCACCGGGCCTCACGGGAAGGCGGTCAGCAGCAGGGGCTGCCGCAGCAGTGCGAACGGTTGTACGTGTCCGTGAGGCTGGAGAGGGCGACGGCGTGGTCCGCCACGTTGGCCGGCTTCTTGGGCAGGGGCAGCTCCACCTCCGCGCTGTGAAGCAGCCAGTCGGAGGCCTTGGCCGTGTCCTGCGCGGTGGCGGGGACGACCTTCAGGTGGATGCCCGCGGGCAGCTCGAAGTCGAAGCGCTGCTTGAGGGCGTGGCGCGGGTCCTCCTGGAGGGCCTTCTCGAACGCGGGCTCCTTCCACGCGAGCGCGACGGCGCGCATCCACACGGCCTGCCAGTCATTCACCGTGGCCTGGGCCCCCGCCTTGCGCGGGAGCTTGCGCGCCACGGGACGGGCCCTGGCCGGCGCGGGCACGGCCTTCGACTCCGGCTTCTTCTTGCTCATGTCAGCAATCTCCTCCCAGCGCCGCCAGCAGCGCCCGGGCCTCCGAGACGGGCGGGGTCGCCAGCCCCTCGGTGAAGGTACTGTAGACCGTTTGCAACCGCAGCCGGGCTTCTTCCTGCCGCCCCGTCGCCTGGAGCACCCGCGCCAGCGCGGTGACGGCCTGGAGCTCGCGCATCCGGGCCCCCTGCGCCTGGGCCCCCTCCGCCGCCTGCCGGAAGCACGCCTCCGCGGCGGGGGCCGTGGGCCCGTCGCGCCGCAGCAACACCTGGCCCTTGACGCGCAGCAGCTTCGACTCGTGATAGCCCTCGCCCAGGGCCTGGGCCCGCTGCCGGCCGCGCTCCACCGTGTCGAGCGCCGCGTCCACGTGGCCCAGCTCCAGCTCCAGCTCCGCGAGGATGGCGTAGTAGGCCGGCTGGTCCATCTCCGTGCCGAAGGCCTCCCGCATGGCCACGCCCCGCCGCGTCGCCTCCAGGTCCTTCACCGCCCACCCCCGCAGGATGCCCACATAGGCGGACTGCTCCAGCAGGCCATGGCGGTGCGACAGCTCCGCGTGCTGGTGGATGAGCTGAAGCGCCTCCGTCCGGTCGCCGTGCTCCTGGGCCATCAGCAGCAGGTAGATGAACGACAGGCCAATGCTGGTGCCGTGGTTCAGCTCCCGGCCCCACGCCACCGCGGCCTCGCCGTGCGCCTTCGCCTGGTCCGCGAAGCCCAGCAGCCACAGCCCCCGGCACAGCACGGACTCGCCGCCCACCCGGGTGTCCTGCCCGTAGAGGATGCGGTGCATCCGGTGCGCCACCGGGTCGAACAGCGACAGGCACCGCTCCGCCCTCGCCTTCGCCTCGCCCAGCCGGCCCTCGAGCAGTTCGATGTTGGACAGGATGGTGAGCGCCA
It encodes the following:
- a CDS encoding amidohydrolase family protein; amino-acid sequence: MRDGLRIFDADRHVLEPLGLWAEQLEPALRKHAPRPGRLPDEPLQARLARLGALGLVPVQPLPEVHGKPLWNHMPERAWVEFSARAYAQLGRNELLQRPDVYLAQMDRDGVDMAALFPTQALLLEGFWPLKPSVATAFASVYNTWLHGFCAHQPERLRGVGLISRHEPEAMVAEARRVAGFGWRAVMVRPNPIGGRLLSDAAYEPFWAECEARSLAVVLHGSGHVYVPSAGADRFDTRFANHACAHPMELMMGLLALLQGGVLERHPALRIGAMEAGCGWLPYWAWRLDEEYRAVGAEVAATVRQPPSAYLRRHCFVSVEPDEPYLPDVVRHLPEERLLFGSDFPHLDHGEDVLGSLLSLRDAMTESRLRKVLWENPTRFYGVEP
- a CDS encoding SagB family peptide dehydrogenase, which produces MRLSLAEGVALRCPDAEDARVEGPGRSLRLGPLAPGVRAVFESLADGGIHESEVPATAGSDTTLAWYWLDLASDGGLLSWTVEERGNLLLTLTPASASFLRHRATFDATVPLQLSRFAHTRMAEGRAVLDCPTVHATAAVHDRRVVSLLFDMARPTLLARLNQFNTGIESFTLRELVRLLAETGILVPDGLDVPASEETLTALRQWEPHDLLFHLRSRGWGHQTRAGATYRFRGELPNPPALKPPVTQEAVELYRPDVEALRAGDRTFTEVLEARRSLRGRGASPLTVRQLGELLFRAARVRDVRTTQDGEVTDRPYPGAGAVYALELYPLVGECQGLAPGAYHYDPLGHRLERLCGPTPEFHALLDEARAPVEPFERPEVLMVVAARVPRLAWKYETLAYALVLQDTGALVQTLYLVSTALGLRPYALGRSDPDFFQRVAGVDGFGEASVGAFAVSGGDP
- a CDS encoding BMA_0021/BMA_0022 family TOMM bacteriocin, which produces MSKKKPESKAVPAPARARPVARKLPRKAGAQATVNDWQAVWMRAVALAWKEPAFEKALQEDPRHALKQRFDFELPAGIHLKVVPATAQDTAKASDWLLHSAEVELPLPKKPANVADHAVALSSLTDTYNRSHCCGSPCC